The Zeugodacus cucurbitae isolate PBARC_wt_2022May chromosome 4, idZeuCucr1.2, whole genome shotgun sequence genome includes the window CATTATAGTAATAGCCATTAGGACATTCGCGACTTAATACTTGAGCCTTCCAACATAGCTGATATCCCACACAATTCGTTGGATCCTTTATAAACACGCCGTCGGGCAAGATATTGCAATAGCTATCTGGATTCATTTTCAGTGCGCAGGGATAACCTCGAATGCAATCATTCGTTCCtggattaaaattaaaacctgATTGACATTCACCGTGTGATCCTGAGCCTTTATTGCAATAATAGTAGCCATTGCAAGCATAAGGATCAGCTGCAAAGCCGCTTTCATTATTCAAAGACGCACATGGGTTACTCGATATACACTTTATACTACTCGAATTGACACAAGTATATGTGTTACGGTCGTAAAAAAGATTATCCGGACAGGTGCCAGCATGAGGTGCTCCATCAATACATGTTATCCAAGCATTACATGCTCGCGGATCTTTGATACGTGTGCCGTTCGAAAGTAATCCACAAATCTCATTCGGATCGAAGCTAGCATACACTGCCACgaaatacaacaacatcaaaaatattcCCTTGGACACTAAACgaagaataaataaagaacaaacaagtttaaatcaatttttattttagctaaaaccTTTCATATGTTGAATTTAGAATCTCTTAcgcattcttttaattttagtttttattgataAACAGATATATGAAATGTTTTCTTAGTCTATTATAAAGTTTTCGTCCTTCTGATATATGAGGAGCTATCTGTGTCCGATGTTCTTAAATACTGAGCGAACAATTTCGTATAAACGAGCTTTTGTGATAGTATGTACAATTTATACACTTTACTGGCGtagtattttaaaatcaaagccttaaatcaaaagaaattaaatacttaggtaattattataaataaatatttcactataTAGTAAAGTAATTTGAGAGCAATAAATCACGGGTTCCATAAAGACATTAAGCAATAAGAATTATGTCATTATTCCATTTCTGTTGAGTTGAGCTGGCTATACTAATGTATGTGTACGCTGAAACAGGCAAATCTGCCCTAATGGTTTCTACTAGATcaactttaaaaaaatcgataaaggTGTTAACTTTTGAAATGACGTGCAATGTCGTAATTTCAGTATTTCTTAGCACAGTGGTACTTGTCAGTATGCCTTACAACGGGCTTTATTTTCTAAGAATGAAAAACTCAACTAACCATGTTACACAAAATACTTTTGAACTCAGACTAGtatttttttgatgcatttagTAAAGGacttttaaattgtattaatgGAATGAATGAAACGATTATACTGCGGATACTTAAATCGatactttaaaaatttccaGTAGAACAAATAATAGGAAAATCAAACTGAGACGCATAACAATACactattttcaattaaacattTATTCGATGAGCTTTTCAAATTAACtcaagttttttaaaaatttacaatttgatTTGATCCACTGTGCCTTTTGTCATATTACTAATTGACCAAAGTGAGGAACAAAGGTTAGATCATTCGCTTTTTGACCACATGTTCTTAACTATATTAAGACGACTGTGTATCGTGTATTGAGTTTGCCTTATCAGTATATTTGATAAAGACttatcaaaattattgataaCACAAAGCCGAGAAAAACATATCATTTCTATTCTATTGATAATTGTACTAGTTTCATTTGTTGTCCTTTCTTCTGTATTCTACACCACCCATTGAGTATTTCCATCGgggaaatttgtttatttattatacagcAGAATCTTGTTTATCGCTCTTTACATCTTCGTAAGCTACTTAAAGGCAAATATCTtaatatgtttacataaatcaacgAAATTTAAGCTAATTTATCTGTACTTTTTTTACCAGCCGCACTGGCAAACATTAGTACAAATATTACCGTTAACGCaactatataataataacataattgACTTTGGTATTTCACTGCTgctttgtgagtgtgtgtgtgagttggtTTCCTATTggtatatcatatacatattgtgTTGAATATTAAGTGCATAAAAAGTGATTTAATTCATTTCAGCCCTCCGAACTCCTTCACAATGTTAGTTGCAGAAATATAATGAAGAAACCATCTACTCATGTACATGTTCAATTTTTAACTACTCAACCTAGCCACCACATTGCTAAAACGGCAACAATAGCTATCAAATATTCCACCGtatgtaaaattttagaaaaatacataatcatatgtaagtattttattactttatgtAAAATCTCAGCCAgtgtaaaatcttcgtttttgttgcaaacaaaatctttactatataaaaatcaaaaaataagtttGGTACATAGTGAAAATTTACAATACGCCAAATGTTCCGAAACagatatttttattgtgttaaaattttgagataattaaaaaaaatttaattatgaaaacgaAAGGTGCATTAAAAAGTATAGATTACTCCTGAAAGTGGCtactaataaacaaatattatttaaaaataaatttcagacATCATTACCATAAACGACAAACAGTTATTCAcgcatacatagatatgtttgCACTTATGCCGTTATGACTTATActtcagaaaaaataaataatttaatcataACTACATGTGTAATTATATATAGCGCTAATATCGTTTAGTAATAGCACTTAGCGAATACTTTATCATGAGCTAGATAGGCATCTGTtggacatttcaaaattttaatggacTACCAACACCTCGAAGTGGTGTTGTGGAGGGGGAAACTCTTGAATTTGACAGTCAGTGACAAATGGGCATAAGACTTCGCTAACGCCATGaagtaaaaatatcaatatttccgTTTTGCATAAAAAGTGATCAATTAAATATATCACAAAGACAATATCTCTTgttgaaatgtcaaaaattatcACAAACTGAAAATTTACGACAACATAACTGAGTATAAATACATGATGGTCTAAATTTGAGTAAAACAGTTCAAGAAGTGCGTTCGTGTCTGTCTAATTCAACTGAAATAATACTGAAATTAAAAaggatatttaaaaatgtttagtaAGTAAAACATATACAACTACAAGAACTATATCTACATTTACAAATGTAGTTATCAGCGTTCAGGAAGCTTACAATAagtgatatttttaatttcttttcaaagCTTGTTCACCTGTCCTTAGCATCTATGCGTTAGGAATTATACTGCTATGCAGTTCACTAACTGATGCCGTAAATCTGAACAATATCTGCAAACTGCTAGAGAACGGTGCTCAAATTGCCAGTGGCAATTCCTGTTCAACATATTACTCTTGCTACAATGGAATTGCTACTCTTCAAAATTGTGCAAGTGGCACCTATTTCGATAAGAATGCACAATCGTGCACCTCACAGGCTCCAGCCTATTGTGTGTCATCTGCTTCGAACCCATGTGGAGGACATGCTGACAATTCTTTTGTTTCTAAACCTGGCTCTTGCAACAGCTATTATTTCTGCAATAGCACTGGTGCCTATGCCGGTGACTGCCCCTCCAATCTAGTTTTCAATCCGACTAAACAAATGTGTGACTACAAATCCAATTACAACTGCCAGGAAACTAATGACAATAATGCAAACGGGCCTATGGGACCTATAAATCTTTGCTCGTATATACAAGTAGGAATTTACTTTGGTAATGCTTTCAATTGTGCGGGTTGGATGAAATGCACTAGCGACGTCGATTCAGACACCGGATCATGTACTGGTAATTTGCTTTACAATGTACCTAAAAACCTATGCGATTATCCGTCAAACGTTCAATGCACAcaggtatatttattttatattaatcaaACAATTAacacttaattaattttctcaTATGACATGGTTGAAATACGTACAGATAAGTAGAGACCCGCAACTAAATGTGCCAGCAGTCAGTGATGGGGGTGCATGCTCAACAAGTGTAAGTAATATAGCTTTTGATATTCGATTACTTAAAATAAtcaatatatatgatgtatcTTTAATTTAATACACAATGTAGGGAACAAAGAAAAGCGCTGTCGCATGTAATCAGTATTACGAATGCGATGGTACTCAATTTCAACTGGCGACATGCAAAGCCAACCTGTATTATGATACAAATTTGGAAAACTGTGTAGCCCGTACTGAAGCTTATAATGATTGCGATCGTTGTGTAGGCACCACTAAGAACTTCGTAAATGCATTCGGCACCGATTGTCATAATTATTTGTACTGCTCCAATGGTGTCAGTAACGGCCAAAGTAGAGCTTGTCCAGATAACGAATTCTTCAATGAGGAAATGGGCGGTTGCGTACCCACAAATCCTGAATTTCAATGCTGTGCTGCTTCGACAACTCCTTCTTCAACTCCAATACCATAAAtgtgttatattgaaaattgccCTCTACTATTTCACCGGAAGAGCATTCGGCTTCGAAAGTAGAAGCGGTATATCTGGATAGCAAAACTAAAGtatgttatgaataaatatgttaaaaataaatacacaatgtTTTTCGGAACGTTTAATAAAATTCCATTGCAAATTATTGACCAGTTATTTTTCTAAACTAAGATCGTAAAATGTATAGCCACAAAGCAAGATGTCTTAGACAAATTCACTTTGGCATAGTTTTTTTGGTTTCCCGTTTATTTAATTCATGTAAGCaccaattattttgtttatcaaAAGAATTAATCTGTAATGTAAGTTTATATTTATAGCATAAAAAAGTACTGTCTAAAAATTACTACCTGGAGAACTAACTAATGAATTTGgttgtaaaaacaaattaaatcagGATTAATGTTGCAAAttcaattatcttcaaaatgatggaatgataaaaaaattgtgtatttcaTTTGGGAAGAGTACATGGGTAGATCGGtcagaatatatatatagtcaCAAAGTTAAACCAAATTGGTTAATATGAGGAAGCAGTAATTGaattctttaacctgatgctggagaaaataatacgagctgcagagctaaatagagaaggtactctcttctataagagtgtacagctactggcgtacgccgatgatatcgatatcattggaaacaacacccgcgccgttagttctgctttttccagactggataaggaagcgaagcgtatgggtctggtggtgaacgaggacaagacgaaataactcctgtcgtcaaacaaacagtcagcgcattcgcgtcttggctctcacgtcaatgttgacagtcataactttgaagttgtagataatttcgtctacctgggaaccagcattaacagcaataacaatgtcagcctggaaatccaacgcagaatcactcctgccaacaggtactactatggactaagtaggcaattgaaaagtaaagtcctctctcgacgaacaaaaaccaaactctacaagtctgtCATCATTCCCaacctactttacggtgcagaagcctggacgatgccaacatccgatgagacggcactaggagttttcgagagaaaggttttgcggaagatttatggtcccttaaacattggcaacggcgaataccgcagacgatggaacgatgaactgtatgtgttattcgacgacatagacatagtccagcgaataaaaagacagcggctacgctggctgcgtcatgttgttcgaatgtatgaaagtgccccagctctgaaagttttcgatgcagtacccgctggtggaagccgaggaagagggagacctccactccgatggaaggactaggtggagagggacctggcttcgcttggtataactaattggcgccaaactgccagaaggagggatacgtggcgcgctgttttggactcggctataaccgcgtaagcggtgtctacgccagtcaagaagaagaagtaattGAAAACTGGTTTTTAAGACTTCAAACTATAAATTGAacgatgtaaataaaaattggatttttggaAGATGCTTTTACGAAAAACTAATTTGGTTAAAGTTAtgtcacatttttttaaatagttgtaattgaaaaaaatacttgCAAATAATAACTCGAAAACAAAAATCGTGCGGCGTCCAGCTATTACTTGCATCGACGACAAAAACCTGATTTTTTTAAGCGGTGAAGCACATGTAACACCTTAACATGATGTaggtagttttcaatataagcgTTGGGAGTTGGCATGATTGTTATcctatttcacacattttcaaactatacttATATTATTAGGCTTCAAATTACATTTGGGAAATTATCCACTATGTTTGGTTCAAATACCTTTAACAAtttagaatatacatacatattatatattagtttAAGTTGTTACAATCACCCGTTACCTGAACTAAACTGTTATATTTTACGCAACTTCTTGCAGCAAACAATAAGCGCATgctattaaattttctattgggAACAACTCCATCGATAATGAcgctattaattaatttaaagacgaaaatattttaattaaaaatatgtgaatcACTTGCTTTTTAAAGAACGTTAATTTCGTAAGTAATATATCGAAGATAAACAGACGACAGGCAAAACTCGAAATTATTGCTTTATGTGTGAACTGTAATTCCTTATCATTTCAGTCGCTTCTTCAAAAACtaagacgaaaaaaaattaattaaatatttcgactCCATAATTTGATCTAATCAAAGAGCCAGAAGGCTAAACATTAAATCGCCGCTATTCGTACTATAAAAACGGTCAGCTTGTTTCATTACTAGTCAGTgta containing:
- the LOC105209572 gene encoding peritrophin-44, encoding MLSKGIFLMLLYFVAVYASFDPNEICGLLSNGTRIKDPRACNAWITCIDGAPHAGTCPDNLFYDRNTYTCVNSSSIKCISSNPCASLNNESGFAADPYACNGYYYCNKGSGSHGECQSGFNFNPGTNDCIRGYPCALKMNPDSYCNILPDGVFIKDPTNCVGYQLCWKAQVLSRECPNGYYYNALKGDCDYPFNVECIETSSNLPDLPSSEYCNRTGVFVSDRNSCNGYYYCSNNDTAGIVLQHGICPTGRFFDGSNSGECVPRTNIICNYNRCVGLASDKIELVNETNDGCHGYTICQGGTSIGNGTCPDNGYFDELNQLCTNEVVNFPACATS
- the LOC105210192 gene encoding peritrophin-48; amino-acid sequence: MFTCSPVLSIYALGIILLCSSLTDAVNLNNICKLLENGAQIASGNSCSTYYSCYNGIATLQNCASGTYFDKNAQSCTSQAPAYCVSSASNPCGGHADNSFVSKPGSCNSYYFCNSTGAYAGDCPSNLVFNPTKQMCDYKSNYNCQETNDNNANGPMGPINLCSYIQVGIYFGNAFNCAGWMKCTSDVDSDTGSCTGNLLYNVPKNLCDYPSNVQCTQISRDPQLNVPAVSDGGACSTSGTKKSAVACNQYYECDGTQFQLATCKANLYYDTNLENCVARTEAYNDCDRCVGTTKNFVNAFGTDCHNYLYCSNGVSNGQSRACPDNEFFNEEMGGCVPTNPEFQCCAASTTPSSTPIP